One Trichomycterus rosablanca isolate fTriRos1 chromosome 12, fTriRos1.hap1, whole genome shotgun sequence DNA window includes the following coding sequences:
- the frzb gene encoding secreted frizzled-related protein 3 has product MARTGLPGLRVSIEVLLVLVYLTRCPRGAAGGACEPVRIPLCKSMPWNMTKMPNHLHHSTQANAVLAIEQFEALLGTGCSPDLLFFLCAMYAPICTIDFQNDPIKPCKSVCERAKSGCEPVMNKYNHSWPESLACDDLPLYDRGVCISPEAIVPADSRDTPHYQDPVKCNPELNPDFVTEVMNGNCKGVSDRCKCKTVKLTQKIYAKNNYNYVIRARVREIKSRNHDLSAVVEVKDVLKSSLVHIPRETVTLHYSSGCPCPPLTTNEEYIIMGYENEERSRLLLIDRSIAQKWKDRLESRVKRWNQALRKRDNDRRGRP; this is encoded by the exons ATGGCGCGTACTGGTTTGCCCGGGCTGCGGGTGTCTATAGAGGTACTGTTGGTACTGGTGTACCTGACCCGGTGTCCGCGGGGAGCGGCGGGAGGAGCGTGTGAGCCGGTTCGGATCCCGCTGTGCAAGTCCATGCCCTGGAACATGACCAAGATGCCCAACCACCTGCACCACAGCACCCAGGCAAACGCTGTGCTGGCCATCGAGCAGTTCGAGGCTCTGCTGGGCACCGGTTGCAGTCCCGATCTGCTCTTCTTCCTGTGCGCCATGTACGCGCCCATCTGCACCATCGACTTCCAGAACGATCCCATCAAGCCCTGCAAGTCGGTGTGTGAACGTGCCAAGAGCGGCTGTGAGCCCGTGATGAACAAGTACAACCACAGCTGGCCTGAGAGCCTGGCATGCGACGATCTGCCCCTCTACGACCGCGGGGTGTGCATCTCACCCGAGGCCATCGTACCAGCCGACTCCAGAG ATACTCCACACTATCAAGACCCGGTAAAATGTAACCCAG AATTGAACCCTGACTTTGTGACTGAGGTGATGAACGGCAACTGTAAAGGAGTCAGTG ATCGGTGCAAGTGCAAAACTGTAAAACTCACTCAGAAGATCTACGCAAAGAACAATTATAATTATG TAATCCGTGCCCGGGTGAGGGAAATAAAGAGCCGTAATCATGACCTCAGTGCTGTGGTGGAGGTAAAAGACGTGTTGAAGTCGTCTCTGGTCCACATCCCTCGAGAGACGGTGACTCTGCACTACAGTTCAGGTTGTCCCTGTCCACCACTCACAACCAACGAGGAGTACATCATCATGGGATACGAAAATGAAGAACGCTCACG GCTGCTTCTTATTGATAGATCTATTGCGCAGAAGTGGAAGGACCGTTTAGAAAGCAGAGTGAAG